A single genomic interval of Sulfurimonas sp. C5 harbors:
- the rplV gene encoding 50S ribosomal protein L22 has product MARALLKFIRVSPIKSRLIAREVQGMNAEEAMAALEFTPNKAAKIISKVIASAVANSGNEAEDCVITSCRVDNGPVLKRFRPRARGMASGIRKPTAHILVEVEGK; this is encoded by the coding sequence ATGGCTAGAGCATTATTAAAATTCATCCGTGTATCACCTATTAAATCTCGTTTAATCGCAAGAGAAGTACAAGGTATGAACGCTGAAGAAGCTATGGCTGCTTTAGAGTTTACTCCAAACAAAGCGGCAAAAATTATCTCTAAAGTTATTGCATCTGCAGTAGCTAACAGTGGTAACGAAGCTGAAGATTGTGTGATCACATCTTGTCGTGTTGACAATGGTCCGGTACTAAAACGTTTCCGTCCACGTGCTCGTGGTATGGCTTCAGGTATTAGAAAACCAACAGCACATATCTTAGTAGAAGTAGAGGGTAAATAG
- the rpsS gene encoding 30S ribosomal protein S19, which produces MARSVKKGPFVDDHLMKKVETAKASGDKKPIKTWSRRSVVLPEMIGLTLNVHNGRQFVPVFVTENHIGYKLGEFAPTRTFKGHKGTVQKKG; this is translated from the coding sequence ATGGCTCGTTCAGTTAAAAAAGGTCCATTCGTAGATGACCATTTAATGAAAAAAGTTGAAACTGCTAAAGCTAGTGGAGACAAAAAACCTATTAAAACTTGGTCAAGAAGATCAGTTGTTCTTCCTGAGATGATCGGTTTAACATTAAATGTTCATAATGGTCGCCAATTCGTTCCTGTATTCGTAACAGAGAATCACATTGGTTATAAACTTGGTGAATTCGCACCAACTCGTACATTCAAGGGCCATAAAGGCACTGTACAGAAGAAAGGGTAA